From Aspergillus luchuensis IFO 4308 DNA, chromosome 2, nearly complete sequence:
ACTTCGTGGGATGGCGTTCTTTATGTGCCGTCATTGCATGAGACAAACAGTATCCAACCACTCCTAATCCAGAGGAGCTGAGAGTGGCTGGCTGAACAACCTGGAGATAGCATCTGGCACAAATAACAGCGTGAGAAATCCCGCAAGTGCACGGCTTCCCCGCCTGTAAACCCGCATGGAAGGAGCCATCTGCACGTCAGCGTATCATGAGCAGTAGGGAATGACTCGTACTTCTCCGCGGGCTGGACTATGCTTACTAGTCAGTTTGACCTTCTCGTACGGGGAAGTCCGTGGATACGTAAAGACCTAGCCCCTCAAATGTCGATAAAGGCTGAAATTGTCAGGCCGAGAATCTCATTTGTGGCATCCCTTCTACGTGATTGACGGCGCGACAATACCACGAGCGCGGGATTCACCCACCTGTAAGCCAGCAGGGTAGTGATTCGACTGCACCTGTCTTTGTGGCTGAACTATACGTGCTAGCCAAGCTGGCCCGATCACGCGGAGGTCCTATAGACGTAAGACGGATGAGGCCCACATATCTATACTGGTGAGCCAGATAATGAAGGCAATAGTAGCTCTGAGGAAGGCAGCAAAACCATCATAGCCGCAGGCAAAATGGAGTCATCTTTGATGCCTAGAATGAGTCCGAAGCAAGAAACTCACATGACAAGAGGCTGGCTTAGAGGACATGGCCATCGACACCGGTTGCCGCTCATCCACAAGACCCAGCCACAGCCAACAGCCCCGATCGAACCCGCAGACACCCAGCAAGATCATAAGGAAGAGTGAGGCGATATGATGCTCCTGTCTCAATATGCACTGAccctttttattttagtgTCGACGAGGTAGATGAGTTTTGCCAAGTCATCCAATGCTATTCGAACGAGACAAAGAGTAGTAGTGAGCCCAACGGCGGccatggaagagaaaggtTCGATATATACGGCGCGCACAGCTGGAAAGAGGTAGTTAGTATCGTCCAAGCGGTTGAGAAAGACTACAAACACAGCGCCACTGGCTGGAAGGGGGCTGCGAGATGGGCCTTTCGCAAACTCGGTGAGCATGCAGAGGACTTCAACCCTTGGTTGGACCTTTTGCCCGATGACAAGTACTTTAGCATTGCTTGTGGTGGACTCAAGATAATACTTGGGGTTAGTACGCTCTGTCCCTGGCTTCATGCATACTGATCGAAGTAGATGGCAGCGCGAAGAAGCGAACAGCGGGAGGTTATTCTTGCATTCTTTGCTGAAATTCCAGAAATTATCTTCTGGACCGATCGCTACCATTCTCTTTtccaggacgaggagggttTGAAGTCCTACCTGTACGAGTTCTATCTCGCTCTCCTGGCCAGAATCCAGGGAATGATTGCAGCGTTGGTGGATGTATCACTGTGTAGGTGTCGTCGGCTTTTAGCTGCAGCGGAGATGACACAAATCCAGTCCTGTACTAATATGCATGTTTGGATCAGGGAAAAAGATTATCTCTGGTCTGAGTGTCAAGAATGCAGACAAGTCGCTTGGACACGTCAACCAACGCTTCACGCGGGCCAGGACCCAGCTCGACAAACATCTCCAATTCGTGCGCGATCGGCTGCAAGTGGATACAAACCAACGAGTCGTTTCTATAAAGCCGATCGTGGACGGTCTGGCAACAGGGCAGAAAAAAGTGATTCAGCAAAATTCAGATCTGCGAAATGACATGCGCGAGGGCATAAGTCGACTGGAAAGGCGGTTGAAACCATGGGGCATTGTCGCGGAGCAGATGGAGCAGGTCCTTCAAAATGAGTTGCAGAAAGCGCAGTGTAGGTTCTTAGTGCTGTTTCTAGTTAACTCAGACATTGACCTTGCACTTCAGGGCGGATTAACCGGGAGAACATACAACGAGAGAATCGGCAGTGGCAGATTATGCGCCAAGGGTATCCCAGAAGCGACctctacttcttccttcgcttGGATGAGCAGGACGTGCGGCAGCAGCTTATTCAAGATCTCGATGATACGGGTCGCGATGGACAAGATATTGATATGGTTGCTCAAACCCACGctcaacaacttctccgtATGCCACAATTTCAAGATTGGATCCGGTCTGACCAGCCAGACA
This genomic window contains:
- a CDS encoding uncharacterized protein (COG:S;~EggNog:ENOG410PXGR;~TransMembrane:2 (i173-188o208-229i)) yields the protein MESSLMPRMSPKQETHMTRGWLRGHGHRHRLPLIHKTQPQPTAPIEPADTQQDHKEDVDEVDEFCQVIQCYSNETKSSSEPNGGHGRERFDIYGAHSWKEVVSIVQAVEKDYKHSATGWKGAARWAFRKLGEHAEDFNPWLDLLPDDKYFSIACGGLKIILGMAARRSEQREVILAFFAEIPEIIFWTDRYHSLFQDEEGLKSYLYEFYLALLARIQGMIAALVDVSLWKKIISGLSVKNADKSLGHVNQRFTRARTQLDKHLQFVRDRLQVDTNQRVVSIKPIVDGLATGQKKVIQQNSDLRNDMREGISRLERRLKPWGIVAEQMEQVLQNELQKAQWRINRENIQRENRQWQIMRQGYPRSDLYFFLRLDEQDVRQQLIQDLDDTGRDGQDIDMVAQTHAQQLLRMPQFQDWIRSDQPDMLHVDGNCDTYAMARCSPFSLLCCVLANELLQQPQAQVLFFFCGMHNLAGEPMAGPVGLVKSLIIQLLLDRDDKYDLLFLTIGRREEALYQNDLPSLCETFREMLVQNPSAALFCIIDGASLFEVREWHEEMEYVVQQLFNLTTDPDIATVFKVLITSPGISRLASGVPQECRLYVPETNERISDAGLRSPEAFQDEVYRRREDLADTAGKYEVNPYEAMYKVDMYSEEYE